A stretch of the Cucurbita pepo subsp. pepo cultivar mu-cu-16 chromosome LG16, ASM280686v2, whole genome shotgun sequence genome encodes the following:
- the LOC111777688 gene encoding SUMO-conjugating enzyme SCE1, translating into MSGGIARGRLAEERKSWRKNHPHGFVAKPETMPDGTVNLMIWHCIIPGKVGTDWEGGFFPLTLNFSEDYPSKPPKCRFPQGFFHPNVYPSGTVCLSILNEDSGWRPAITVKQILVGIQDLLDQPNPADPAQTEGYHLFIQDAVEYKKRVRQQAKQYPPLV; encoded by the exons ATGTCCGGTGGTATTGCACGAGGTCGTCTTGCGGAGGAGCGGAAGTCGTGGCGGAAGAATCATCCGCAT ggttttgttgcGAAACCGGAGACTATGCCTGATGGAACGGTCAATTTGATGATTTGGCATTGCATTATTCCTGGCAAAGTTGGG ACAGACTGGGAGGGTGGTTTCTTTCCCCTTACACTCAACTTCAGTGAGGACTACCCAAGTAAGCCACCAAAGTGTAGATTTCCTCAGGGTTTCTTCCATCCTAACGTGTATCCGTCAGGAACGGTCTGCCTGTCAATTCTCAATGAAGATAGT GGGTGGAGACCAGCTATAACTGTTAAACAAATTCTTGTTGGGATCCAGGATTTGCTGGATCAACCAAATCCTGCTGATCCTGCTCAGACAGAAGGTTATCATCTCTTCATCCAG GATGCTGTTGAGTACAAGAAGAGGGTTCGCCAACAAGCCAAGCAGTATCCACCTCTGGTGTAA